A single window of Coleofasciculus chthonoplastes PCC 7420 DNA harbors:
- a CDS encoding metal ABC transporter permease gives MPNYRRLVTTILALGIVSVVGFGSFVVVNRIVFIAGGIAHAAYGGVGMGFFLGFNPVLGASAFSLMAALTMGWVQRKTQLRQDTVIGMLWAIGMAIGIIFVDLTPGYTANLRSYLFGSILSVPRRDLWIMLALNIIIVILVALFYKELLAISFDETFATVRNVPVNGLYLMLMGIIALTVVMLMQVVGIILLIALLSMPAAIANLYVKDLKKMMLLASLLCMIFTTAGLWLSYVLNFTSGATIVLCAAIAISQSPNLALFLRINSRKFNWL, from the coding sequence ATGCCAAATTATCGCCGTCTAGTTACCACAATCCTGGCTTTAGGAATCGTGTCTGTAGTCGGTTTTGGCAGCTTTGTGGTGGTCAATCGGATTGTGTTTATCGCTGGAGGCATTGCCCACGCCGCCTATGGGGGTGTGGGTATGGGATTTTTCTTGGGATTTAATCCAGTGCTAGGGGCAAGCGCCTTCAGTCTGATGGCGGCGTTGACAATGGGCTGGGTGCAGCGTAAAACTCAGTTGCGACAAGATACTGTCATTGGTATGTTATGGGCAATTGGTATGGCAATTGGGATAATTTTTGTTGATTTGACACCGGGCTATACGGCAAATCTAAGGAGTTATTTATTTGGTAGTATTCTCTCTGTTCCTAGACGCGATCTCTGGATTATGCTGGCGCTCAATATAATTATCGTCATTTTGGTCGCGCTGTTTTACAAAGAGTTATTGGCGATCTCCTTTGACGAAACCTTTGCCACAGTGCGGAATGTACCCGTGAATGGGCTTTACCTGATGCTGATGGGAATTATTGCGCTGACGGTGGTGATGCTGATGCAGGTGGTGGGCATAATTTTACTGATTGCCCTGCTGTCTATGCCTGCCGCGATCGCGAATCTGTATGTCAAGGACTTGAAGAAAATGATGCTACTGGCTAGCTTGCTGTGTATGATCTTTACCACAGCCGGATTGTGGCTTTCCTACGTCCTCAATTTTACCTCTGGTGCCACGATTGTGCTGTGCGCCGCGATCGCTATCAGCCAATCGCCGAATCTGGCGCTCTTTCTCAGGATCAATTCCAGGAAGTTCAACTGGCTGTGA